In Tenacibaculum sp. 190524A02b, the genomic stretch TATTACCTAAAAAAATGAATATATCAGTTTTTATAGTTGATGATGAAAGTCTTGCTAGAATAAGAGTTAAAAACTTAATAAATCAACACGAATCTTTAAAAATCATTGGTGATTGTGCCACTGGTAAGGAAGCTATTGAAAAAATAAACTCTTTAAATCCTGACGTGGTTTTTTTAGATATTAAAATTAAAGACATGAGTGGGTTTGACATTATTGAAAACATTACGCTACCCAAAAAACCAATCTTTATCTTTACTACAGCTTATAATGAGTTTGCTTTAAAAGCTTTTGATTATTTTGCTTTTGACTATTTACTAAAGCCTTTTAAAGATGAACGCTTCTTTTCCTCTATTGAAAAAGTTATTGACTATAAGAAAAAAGAAGAACTTTCTAATTTTCAAAATAACTTAGAAAACATTCTTGATATTGTTAAGGATAATAAAGGTATATCTGAATCTCCAATTATCAATAATAAAAAAATAAACATTAAATCAGGTAATAAAATTATCTTTTTAGATATTGAATCTATTAAATATATTTCTGCATCTGGTTATTATGTAGAAATTTTTACTGTTGATAATAAAAAGTTTTTATTAAGAGAATCATTATCTAGTATTATTAATCGGTTAAATTCCAATCTTTTTATCCGCATTCATAGATCAACTATTATTAACTCAAACTTCATAGACGAAATTATCTCTTCAAATTATGGAGAAACTGATGTAAAAATTAAAGACAATAAAATTTTTAGAGTTAGTAAAGGTTACAAAAAGGAATTTCAAGAAGCTCTTGGTGTTAAATAAACTACTTTAACTTCAATTTTTAGCAAGCCATTTAGATGAAATTTATTAGTTTTAAAAAAAATAAGCTAACATTGTTTTTTGCTATTTTCTATGCATTTATTTGCTCATTACATTTAGTTAAAGTATACTATTTAAAAAATATTGGATATCGTTACACTAATAAAAGTTGGTCTATTCTTCTTACTGATTCTCTTATTGATTATCTATTAGTAATATTACTTTTTGTAGCCATAAATAAAACTACGTTAAAACTCCTAAAGAGAAAAAAATCATGGAAACAAATAGCCTTTATTCATTTAGCTTTTTCTTTTTTAATGAGTTTTTCTATAGTACTTGGCATTTATATTTTTCATATTTCAAACGGCAACATTAAGCTTAACCATTCTATTCCAAAAGAAATTCTAAGATATACTATTAGTACTATAGATATAAACGTACTTATTTATTTTGTAATTATACTTATAATTTATTCTTACCATTACCTAAAGAAAAATGAAAAAAACGAAAAAGAGAAATCATCTTTAGAAAAACAACTTATAAAAACTAGACTAAACTTATTACGCTCTAATTTACAACCTCATTTTCTTTTTAACACTTTAAATAGTATTACTACTTTAATTGACATTCATCCTAAAAAAGCTCAAGATACTATTATTGATTTGAGTAGCTTTTTAAGAGAGCTATTAGACGCTAAAGAACAACTAACTACGGATTTATTTTGCGAATTAAATACTTTAAAAAAATATATAAATATTTTAGAGGTTCGATTTTCTGACAGTTTTTCGTTTAATACAAATATTGAAGACAAAACTATACTTAATGCTAAAGTTCCTTATTTATTATTACAACCTATTGTTGAAAACTCTGTTAAACACGGTTACTCATATAACCATACTGTTTTAACCATAGCCCTCACCATAAAAAAGAAAAATGATTTTATTGTAATTTCTATTGAAAATGATGGCCAATTACTTTCTGAAAACTTTTGCGCTAAAAAAATGAATATTGGACTAGAAAGCACTATTGAAAGGTTAAAAAGTACTTATGAAAAGTTTTATACATTTGAAATGAGAAATAATAAAAATAAAAGTGGTGTAATCACAACTATCACTTTTCCCTATATTGTTCTTAAAAAGAATACTAACATTGATTGACCAGCTAAACAGAAAAATAATCATTAATAACACACCTACTAGAATTATTTCTTTGGTTCCAAGTCAAACTGAACTTTTGGTTGACCTAGGTTTGGAGCCACATATTGTAGGAATTACCAAATTTTGTATTCACCCTAATGAGTTAAGAAAAAGTAAAACAATAGTTGGAGGAACTAAAAATATAAAAATCGAAAAAATTAAGGAACTAAAACCTGATATCATTCTATGTAACAAGGAAGAAAACACCAAAGAAATTGTTGAAATATGTGAAAAAATAGCGCCTACCCATGTTTCTGACATTTTTACTTTAGAAGATGCTAAAGGGTTAATACTACAATACGGTAAGCTATTTTCTATTCCAGATAAAGCTGAAGAAATAATTAATAAGTTAAACCATGAAATTGTTAGTTTTAAAACTTTTATTAAGAATAGACCTTACAAAAAAGTAGCTTATTTTATATGGAGAGATCCATGGATGGTGGCAGGTAACAATACTTTTATCAACCACCTACTTTTATTAAATAAGTTTGAAAATATTTTTAGCAACCAACCTAGATATCCTCAAATAGATATTGACAATACAATACAAGCTAAGAATCCTGATCTAATATTACTATCATCAGAACCTTATCCTTTTAAAGAAAAACATATTATAGAATTGCAAGAAAAAACACATCAATCTAAAATTCTATTAGTTGATGGAGAAATGTTTTCTTGGTATGGGAGCAGATTATTAAAAGCGTTTGATTATTTTAAAAGACTAAATAATAGAATTTGATATTTCGTTATCTAAATATTTAAGCCTATTTAATTTTTCCAAAACTTTCATTGCCTTAAATGCTGACCTGTCACTCTTACATTCATCAACATATTTGTAATCATTAGCTCTTTCTACTAGTTTCCCATATCTTTCTTCAAGATGTTTCTTGTATCTATGTAGTTGATTTACTCGTAACATTTTTGTTCAATTAAACGACATATAAATATACACAATATTTTGACTAACAAGTAATTAAAATTTATTGTTTTTATATAAAAATGTATAATTTGCAATTTTTTATTGATTAATATCAAACCAAAAAGAAAAGAACCCTCATTTGAAGGTTCTTTTTTATCATATATCTTCTTATTTTATAATTTACCTTTTATCTTGTAAAGCAAAAACTCTTCTTAATAAATCAGTATTACGTAATCCCACTTTTTCTCTAATTCCTTTTTCTTCAACTGCAATCATTTTAAAAACTCCTTTTAGAGCCTCTGTAGTTACATAATCAGTTAAATCTGGATTCACCTTTTTTACAAATGGAATACTATTATATTTTGTTATTAAGTCTCCCCATATTTTATCTGCTCCAACTTTTCCAAAAGAATTTTTAATTACAGGATTAAATTTATTATATAAAGCTGTATTTGTTTTTCCTTGTAAATACGTAGTTGCAGCATTTTGTTCTCCTAGCAATATATTTTTTGCATCATTAAATGTAATTCCCTTAACAGCATTGACAAAAATTGGAGTTGCCGTTTTAACAGCATCTTCGGCTGTTCTATTAATAGCCCTTAACCCTTCATCTGCCAAAGAACTCAACCCTATTTTTCTCAACCCTTTATCCACTACCTGTAACTCTTCAGGAAGTAATATTTTCACCAATTCATTTTTATAAAAACCATCCTTAGCTGTTAATTTTGTAACCTGATGCTGAATTCCATTATCTAAAGCCTGCCTTAATCCATTTCCTATTTGATCTTGTGTTAAAACTCCTTGGTTTGGTAGCTGACTTACTACTTTTTGTAATTCTGCGCACCCAACAAATTGGAAAGCCAAAAACAGTATAATTAATTTTTTCATGTATATATTCTATTTAGTTCTTTTTTAATTTAGATACAAATACTTAAATATTGTCACTTTTATTTAAAACTATCTGTTTTTTTATCATATCCATACGGGCAATGTCTACATCCGCTTTTACAACAATACCCTCTTCTTAAATGATACTGTTCTGTAAAAACCTTATACCCTTGTTCATTTAAATAATAATCTCCTTCTTCTAACTCTATTCGTTGTCTATACATGGTACAAAAATACCAATCAATTTTTAATTTTTGATGAATTATGCTTTATTGGTAAGAATAATCGAAAAATTAATTTTTCAGCTTTATGTTTTTAGTACTTTTACCAAATTATGATTTTAGTCAAGAAAATTGAAGATAAAAGTATTGTCTGGTTATCACAAAGTAATCAATATATAGTTGTTGAAAACATTGTTGCTGACATACTTTCTTTATTAAGCAATAGCACTCCAAAAAAGGAAGTTATTAACTTTTTATTCAATCAAATAAATATTCCTTATCAACAAGCCGAAAACTTTGTGTCTGATATTGAAAATCTACTTAACCACCCAAAAAACGAGGAACAACAAAAACAGACTTCTGAACTACCTAAAAGTTTTGAGCAAACCAAATACTATAAGATTAATGAATTTGTTTTTTTTATTCAATTCTCATCTGAATATGAGCTTTCATTAATTCATCCAAAATTTGCCCACCTAGAAATTAATCAACAAGAAAAATTTGATTTTAATTATCAAGTTTTTTCAAAAGGCAATACTATTTATTTTTATGTAAATAATGAGTTCATTAACTCATGGAATAAAACTGAAAGCCATTATTTTCAAGGAAAGTTCTCTATGAAAATAATTGAACACACACATCAAAACCCAGAAGATAAATGGATGGGTATTTTTCATGCATCAGCAGTTAGTGATAATAATAAATCTATGCTTTTTTTAGGAGATTCTGGTAACGGAAAAAGTACTTCTTTGGCTTTATTACAAGCAAATGGTTTTACTTGTTTAGCTGATGATTTTGTTCCTGTTTTAGCCAAAACTAATGAAGTGTATAGTTTTCCTTCTGCTATTTCTATCAAAAAAAATAGTGTTCCTGTTTTACTTTCTATGTACCCTGAGCTAGCTACAACTGCTGAATATCATTTTAAAGCTTTAAATAAAATTGTAAGATATTTACCTCCAAAAAATAACAATTATAGTCAGCATAAAAAATGTACTTCACTTGTGTTCATAAAATATGTACCAGAAAGTGATATACAAATTAACCAAATCTCTAGTTTAAACGCTTTTGAAAAATTAGTTCCTGATTCATGGTTATCACCCCATGCTGAAAATGCAAAAGCTTTTTTAGATTGGTTTGAGAACTTAACCTGTTATAAGTTAACTTACTCTGATAATAAAAAAATGATTGACACTGTTAATAAACTTTTTTCAGATGAATTATAAAGAAACTTTATTTTTTGTAGCTAAATGTTTAACGATTTCTCATGAAGAAGAGAATAAAAAACTAGTTGAAGAAAAAATCGTTTCTGGAAGTGTTAATTGGGATAATGTAGTTAAACTGAGTACTTCTCATTTTGTTTTTCCTGCTTTGTACTGTAATTTAAAACGTGCTGATTTCTTACAGTATTTGCCAAACGATTTAGTTGAATATATGCAGCATATTACCCAACTAAACAGAGAGCGAAATGAACAAATAATTGAACAAGCCAAAGAGATTAATCAACTTCTTTTAGACAACGGCATTACTCCTATTTTCTTAAAAGGTACTGGAAATTTACTTGAAGGATTGTATGAAGATATTGCTGAACGTATGGTTGGAGATATTGATTTCATCATACATAAAAGTGATTATCTTCAAACTATTAAACTATTAAAATCAAAAAATTACTCATATGTTGCTAATTTAAAATACAACTTCCCTTCTTTTAAACATTATCCAAGAATTCAAAATGAGCAAAAAATAGCAGCCGTAGAAATTCATAAACAAATAACCATTGAAAAATATGCTAATGAATTTAATTTTGATTTTGTTGTTAAAGATAAACAGGTTATCAATGGAGTAAATGTTTTAAGTTATCAACATCAACTCTGCTTATCTATAATAGCTAAACAAATTAATGATGATGGTATCTATTTTAAAGATATTTCCTTGCGAAATGCATACGATGTTTTTTTACTTTCTAAAAAAACATCAGCTAAGAATAGTTTTGATAAACTAAACAAATTAAAAAAACCTTTAAACTCCTTTTTAGCTTCTTGTCATTTCGTATTTGGTGAAATAGAATCTCTTGACTATAAAGACTGTAAGGATACTCAATCTTACTTATCTTTTTTTAAAAGATTATTAAATGACAGTCAATTACAGAAAAAACATTTTTCTAAACAAAAAAAATACATCTATCTAAAAAGTAGATTAAATATTATTTACAAATCCATATTTGACAAAGATCATAGGTTTTGGCTAATTAAAAGACTAACTGACAACGAGTTAAAAAAACAATTAAAAAACTTAAACTAACTCCTTAACCTCATCAAAATTCAACCCTCCATAATTACCAGAACTCATTAATAAAAGAGATTTATTTTTTAACTCCTCATTAAACAAAAAATCTTTAAATTCTTGGGGGTTTGTATATATAATTAAATCCTCTCGTTCAAAAGCTAGTGCTATTTGCTCTTTAGTTATGGTATCCAGTCGTTTTATTTTTACAGCTTCAGGTGAATAAAACACTACTGCTTTATCTGCGTTTTCTAGTGCTCCTTTGTATTCAGCCAAAAACTCAGCATTCAAACTGCTATAAGTATGCAATTCTAAACAGGCTAATAACTCTCTATTCTCATATTGTTTTTTTACAGCTTTTGTAGTTGCTTTTACCTTACTAGGGCTGTGTGCAAAATCTTTAAAAACAACAGTGGTATTATTTTCTGCTATTTTTTCTAAACGCTTACTTGCCCCTTTAAAACTGGCAATGGCTTCATAAAAATCATCTTCATCTATTCCCATGTGTTGACAAATCCATTTAGCGCCTGCAAGGTTTTGTAAATTATGAGTTCCAAAAACTTCTAAAGGCATTTCTCCATCAGGTGTATCAATATAGGTAACACCATCCTCAACAAAATTCTTTGGTGTTGTATAAGGGTATTTTTTTATAGCATGCTCAGAAGCTTCCACTACATTTCTTACTTCCTGAT encodes the following:
- a CDS encoding LytTR family DNA-binding domain-containing protein translates to MNISVFIVDDESLARIRVKNLINQHESLKIIGDCATGKEAIEKINSLNPDVVFLDIKIKDMSGFDIIENITLPKKPIFIFTTAYNEFALKAFDYFAFDYLLKPFKDERFFSSIEKVIDYKKKEELSNFQNNLENILDIVKDNKGISESPIINNKKINIKSGNKIIFLDIESIKYISASGYYVEIFTVDNKKFLLRESLSSIINRLNSNLFIRIHRSTIINSNFIDEIISSNYGETDVKIKDNKIFRVSKGYKKEFQEALGVK
- a CDS encoding sensor histidine kinase; the encoded protein is MKFISFKKNKLTLFFAIFYAFICSLHLVKVYYLKNIGYRYTNKSWSILLTDSLIDYLLVILLFVAINKTTLKLLKRKKSWKQIAFIHLAFSFLMSFSIVLGIYIFHISNGNIKLNHSIPKEILRYTISTIDINVLIYFVIILIIYSYHYLKKNEKNEKEKSSLEKQLIKTRLNLLRSNLQPHFLFNTLNSITTLIDIHPKKAQDTIIDLSSFLRELLDAKEQLTTDLFCELNTLKKYINILEVRFSDSFSFNTNIEDKTILNAKVPYLLLQPIVENSVKHGYSYNHTVLTIALTIKKKNDFIVISIENDGQLLSENFCAKKMNIGLESTIERLKSTYEKFYTFEMRNNKNKSGVITTITFPYIVLKKNTNID
- a CDS encoding helical backbone metal receptor, giving the protein MIDQLNRKIIINNTPTRIISLVPSQTELLVDLGLEPHIVGITKFCIHPNELRKSKTIVGGTKNIKIEKIKELKPDIILCNKEENTKEIVEICEKIAPTHVSDIFTLEDAKGLILQYGKLFSIPDKAEEIINKLNHEIVSFKTFIKNRPYKKVAYFIWRDPWMVAGNNTFINHLLLLNKFENIFSNQPRYPQIDIDNTIQAKNPDLILLSSEPYPFKEKHIIELQEKTHQSKILLVDGEMFSWYGSRLLKAFDYFKRLNNRI
- a CDS encoding Lacal_2735 family protein codes for the protein MLRVNQLHRYKKHLEERYGKLVERANDYKYVDECKSDRSAFKAMKVLEKLNRLKYLDNEISNSII
- a CDS encoding DUF4197 domain-containing protein; its protein translation is MKKLIILFLAFQFVGCAELQKVVSQLPNQGVLTQDQIGNGLRQALDNGIQHQVTKLTAKDGFYKNELVKILLPEELQVVDKGLRKIGLSSLADEGLRAINRTAEDAVKTATPIFVNAVKGITFNDAKNILLGEQNAATTYLQGKTNTALYNKFNPVIKNSFGKVGADKIWGDLITKYNSIPFVKKVNPDLTDYVTTEALKGVFKMIAVEEKGIREKVGLRNTDLLRRVFALQDKR
- a CDS encoding DUF5522 domain-containing protein; translation: MYRQRIELEEGDYYLNEQGYKVFTEQYHLRRGYCCKSGCRHCPYGYDKKTDSFK
- a CDS encoding nucleotidyltransferase family protein; amino-acid sequence: MNYKETLFFVAKCLTISHEEENKKLVEEKIVSGSVNWDNVVKLSTSHFVFPALYCNLKRADFLQYLPNDLVEYMQHITQLNRERNEQIIEQAKEINQLLLDNGITPIFLKGTGNLLEGLYEDIAERMVGDIDFIIHKSDYLQTIKLLKSKNYSYVANLKYNFPSFKHYPRIQNEQKIAAVEIHKQITIEKYANEFNFDFVVKDKQVINGVNVLSYQHQLCLSIIAKQINDDGIYFKDISLRNAYDVFLLSKKTSAKNSFDKLNKLKKPLNSFLASCHFVFGEIESLDYKDCKDTQSYLSFFKRLLNDSQLQKKHFSKQKKYIYLKSRLNIIYKSIFDKDHRFWLIKRLTDNELKKQLKNLN
- a CDS encoding UDP-N-acetylmuramate--L-alanine ligase is translated as MKIHFIAIGGSAMHNLAIALHKEGYQVTGSDDVIHDPSKSRLKQYGLLPNEFGWFSEKISSNLDAVILGMHAKKDNEELLRAQELGVKIYSYPEFLYEQAKNKTRVVIGGSHGKTTITSMILHVLNYHNVEVDYMVGAQLEGFDTMVHLTEENEFMVLEGDEYLSSPIDLRPKFHLYKPNIALISGIAWDHINVFPTYENYIEQFSIFTDSLTNGGIMVYNEEDQEVRNVVEASEHAIKKYPYTTPKNFVEDGVTYIDTPDGEMPLEVFGTHNLQNLAGAKWICQHMGIDEDDFYEAIASFKGASKRLEKIAENNTTVVFKDFAHSPSKVKATTKAVKKQYENRELLACLELHTYSSLNAEFLAEYKGALENADKAVVFYSPEAVKIKRLDTITKEQIALAFEREDLIIYTNPQEFKDFLFNEELKNKSLLLMSSGNYGGLNFDEVKELV